The genomic DNA ATTTTGTTTCCCGAGAGCAATTTAGTCATTTTTGCAGGACGCGTGAGAAGggcatagggtgggaaaagtaaaacTCGTCTaattatgaaattgaaatttgtttggattgttattaaaattgaattgGAGGCCCGTGTAAAATAAACAGAGTCCTCTAACTAAAAGCTACCGTATGACTCAATTAATcttgcaaaaaagaaaatgcaatttttttttgtgcaccATAACTGCAAACTTACGAGATAGCAGTCCCTTTTTTCCCGTGGATAagggatataaaaaaaaaggtatagatcCAACCAACCAAACATAACATCCAGAAACAATGCCTGGTGTTTTTAAGATTATTAACTCTTATTTTATACTGTTCTACCATGTGAAATTTCCGGTACATAACTGTCCGGTTTTTGTGGCAAGGACCGTTACAAGTGAGTAACATCACAATCACAATAAAAGTTCAACTTGAGTTTTGTCTCTCCGACACCTTATGAATAACGTTTTTCCTGCCACAATTGAAGCACTTCTACATTTTtcaacattaacaaaaaaaatagtggaTATACCCAATCACTCCAATGATTTTAAGAtaaacaatgtaaaaataaaatttgagggGAAAAACATAAACTATGAGGGGTTTGTTCCGCTTACACACAATTTTTTTGAGAGGCGCTTACACACAAATTATTCATACTTTTCTTGAGaatgaaaatgtgaaaattttgtTCGTGATGGATTGTGTCAAATATTTGTGGAATATATATTAGACGGTTTCAGAAAATATACAATGTTGTAAGTTGGTGTGGTGGTACAATTGCTTGATTGTAATATTTTGGATGTAAGTTCAAAGAGGGTGCCAAGACCTTTAATAGATTGAGAGAACGCATAACCgctgcaacaacaacatattagTAGAAACAACATAtctaatattaaatttgtataaaagtttgacatataatttttatattcacataaacttttatattcaatttttttctcaacctttTACCAAACATGAGTATAGTCGTCATTCTCTAACCATGTTTGTTTCTACtgtgaaaaaataaattggtttttaaaatttattaagtcCATTCTAAACTTTTTAAAGGTAATATAACTTCCCAACATGCCTTTTTGACTCATGTATTTTGGGAAAATAATGACATATATTTtgtccttgattttttttttttaatctcaaatGTCACATTCTTATCGAAGGTAATCTAAAATATTGAGAAGGTGAAATCAAAGACTAAAATAATGAGAATCTTAAATTACaaggataaaatatatttatttattttcaaaacgaTTGAAACCAAAAAGTGATCATATTACATGAATCAAAATGCATATTACCCATAAAAAGTTTAGAATAGacttattaataaattttaaaaaccaattatataattcaaaaaccttattttccagaattttattttcttagaaaaataaaaaactttaatttcaaaatattttttttaggatttttattttatttttcagaatatcttattttattatgaaattaaaaaatatattctttttagaaaaataaaaacttatcttagtttccaaaattttatttttattgaaataaaaaaaaatctaacattcaataaatgaattacagaattttaaaaaaaaattaatgaattaatgaatttttttcgatttttttaatttctgaaaattaattttcagaatttttaaattgttggaagatagtgtgaagaaaaatctagtgttgagagagcatgttaagaatatgttcttcacttaatctaatcattgaatccaactttcctATGGTGGGAAATGATTAACCTTTTCTATGTGAAATGTCACCTGAAACAAAAGCATAAATTaccatatttttaaaatgttgcccTAGTGCAAAATGTCGTAAACGTTTTTCATGATCCACAAAGAAGAAGTACaagtttataagaaattttatgCAAGCAAGATACAGCTGGACCTCTCGattcccttttaaaaaaaatgactagACCTTTAGAAGAGAAGAGTTGTTGGAAAATAGCATAGAAAACAGAATTCAATTGTATATAAATTGAGGAGTATATATATACGAGTTTACAAATTACAACTCTTAAATTTATAAAGGACGCTGGGTTATAATCTCttcattatttattatatataaaaatagatgGTTTCATTTGAAGAGAGAGTAACACAAATAAGAGAACACGGtgtgtttaataaaaaaaaatactattttaaaattggaTCTCACCAATCTTTTTATTTGGATTTGTCTCTTGTAAATGAAACCTAAAGAAATGGAGATGATCTGAGTTTTTTGCAATATCGAAATCTAACCACTTAGGTTTATTAAACATCAATAATGTGTTTTTTAGTAGTGATTCTTTCGTttctatgaaaaatacttaGGGTACATGTTAAAGATTAAGGAATAGTAATTTTGTCTTAAAAGTtgtgtatttaaatttttacacaaacataactattttcaaatataaaatttttattttatgttctttaaCATGTGGTCTTGAGGCATACTAGTTAGCAAGACCGAGAAAAAATAGAGGGTTCTATCATTAAGATGTTTGCTGCCTAAAGACCTATATATTACTAGAAATAATATGcactaaattaaaattttagtaaTAGAATCTTTCATTTTTATCCAAAAGCACTCTTATGAGATAGTAAGAGATCTCTTTTATGTTAACAAGAAGTCATGAGTTTGAATTCAAACATGAGAATACAACGATGTTAAATCTCTTCGGTCATAGTTTTGTCACCTATTACAAAACTTAtcaattgaacattttttatttatggctACAGTCCACAGggctcatttattattattgacaaTTAAGTTATGTTAGAGAAAAAACATAGAGGTTGATGAGATTAGACCGGTCAAATATACATGTACTGGTCTCTCTGCATGGGAATTGAGTTAATGGTTAAAGATTTCAgctattttatttgtatatgccacaatatgtttatatataggTCTGTCCTCTGAGTTTATGTGACAGACCAACTTTTGCTACTGAGTCCAACACTGATACCTGCTTCTGCTTTTGAGTGAGTATCATCATCACCAACACCAGCAACAGAAACCAGTGTTTTCCTTTCCTTCTATCATTTTCAAGAGTCCTCTCATATCTTGATAACTCATATGGCAGCTTTTTCATACCAATACCAACAACCCTTTCTTGTTGACTCTACATACTTCACCAATATAAACACTTCTCTTCCTCCTTCTCATCTTTTTCATAATCATCAAGAACTCTCTCTCAGTAATCAAGAAACTAGTTGTGTTGATCAAAACTCTAAGAATAGCATAAGTAACAACCAGAGTCCTGAATCATCCATGGTAGTGGACAATCTTGAAAAGGGTGAACAAGTTACTCAGAAAGCTGTTACTTCTatggagaagaaaagaagaatcaGAAATAAGACTTCTTTGACTAAGGTAAATTTGATGCAGTTTTCTTTACCCCCTTTTTTTCTATATGTTTCTGTGTGTGTTGTTTCATGTTATTGATTTTGTTACTTTGTGGTATTTGTAGGATATCTCAAAAGAAGAGaaaagcaaaaaacaaaagaagagtAGTGGTGAAGGGATGAAAGgagaggaaaagaaaaaagaagagaagaaggatcaaaagaaaaatgttgaagAAGTTCCAACTGGTTATATCCATGTCAGAGCAAGAAGGGGTCAGGCAACAGATAGCCACAGCCTTGCTGAAAGGGTATGCAATACAGTTTTTACCTATGAAGCCCTAACACGGACACAAACGCCGAATGTAATAACATGCCGTTAGTGTGTAGCCGGACAAAAGTGTCGGAGCTACTTAGGTTATTACAATTTACAACTGAAAGGGAATTCCTCAATTGCCTCAAAGTTCATGTCTCATTGTTAATAATTGTTGcaaaaaaaatggatttcaggtgagaagagagaaaataagtgaAAGAATGAAGATATTGCAGCAACTTGTGCCGGGCTGTGATAGGGTGAGTCTTCATTTCCTTTAATTTTTGTacttttaatgttgtttttgaaaacttGAGATTGTTATGCATTTCTATTTCTATAGCAATGACATAGATACTGGACATGACATTGATACCGACACATTGACCcttgtaataattttcaaagtaCAAGTTATTGTATGTATCAATGTTGTATCGGTGTTGGACGCTAACACCTATTCAGTATCGGTCACGCGTTTAAATTGAAGTATCGATTTTAAATAGGTTTACGTAGGCTCGCcacatttgatttggtttcatATTAAATAGGTAACCGGAAAGGCCCTTGTGTTGGATGAAATAATCAATTATGTACAGTCCTTACAAAATCAAGTAGAGGTAATGCTGCCAAAGATATAAAAGTTGTACTTTTGAATCATTGAGTCATAAACCAACAAGCCTAACTTTATAAACTTGTATATTTCTGATGCAGTTCTTGTCAATGAAACTTGCTTCAGTGAATCCAATCTTCTTTGACTTTGCAATGGACCTAGACACACTCTTGGTTAGACCAGATCATCAGGTGAGGAAATATAACTCAGTAATTAATTTTCATGTACTTGAATTTATATTAGCTGactcaaacaaatttattaatgATGAAATGAAACTCTGTCATTGAATTTTCAGAGGTTAAATAGCATAACATCACCATCAACACCAATACCACATGTATCATTATGCAGCTCCAACCATGCCACACCTTTTGCTGACACAATTACCACAAGCTTCCATCCTGCTAATAATGACTATGTTTTGGATTATCcaacttcaatttttcttcaaGGGCAGAGGTCAAATACCTTCTTTGAGGTACCTTAGATCATAAGATTTTAACATATTTAGTAAGTTTGATAATTATTGTCATTATTTTTCTAAGTATAAGTCAAATACGATACTTGCCTTTAATAACTtcaacaattaattaaatactACATATGAATACAAGTGACCAAACAATAATTAATGAGTCTACATTATAGATATTTTGAAATCATCATTGAAATTGCAAAATGTTAATCAAGTCTATATAACACCTCCTTAAATATCaagattcatctttatgtttgaattttttataaaatggatCTCGGACATTATTCACTTAGTTCAAAATGCATCATACTAACAGTACCAACTCAACGGTGTTATAGTCCCTCTAATACCAACGCAAGGACAAACTTGGTTAATGTTTTGCAATTTTAGAGAGACAATATCATTGTTGAGTTGGTACAAACCTGATTAACATTTTGCAATAGTTATTAAGTAAAATATCCAATTTAGTCATTTtacttaataattaatttacctaaagagaaaagaaacaaatagtACTTTCACCATTTCCTTATTATGATGAAAAGCATATATCATTTTCAGCACACTGATGGACCATTTTGGGACGTAGAAGACCAACGACAAAAGCTTCTTAATCCATATGGATTCGGCAACAACACATGTTCCTTAAATTAATATCAATTTCACATATCTGCCCTACAAGTCTACAAACATGTTGTAAGCTTTCAAATCATACCTTgtaaagaaatatttattattaaaatattttcaattatttcttacaATGTACTAACCCTTtgtattttaatcttttgtaaGGTTTAATCTTTTCTAGTATAGATAGAAGGAAATTCCAAACAAGTAGCAGAATGAGTGAAAAGAAGAAGGGTGTTATGTTATGcaggaataaataaataaaatgatcgATGGTTTGAATGAAGGGATTCTATCTGTTCTATGGCATGGTTCCTAGTCCACCAAATTAAAGTAACATATGAACATGATGAATAAAGTGTAGCAAAATTAATGGATGAGGAAGCCAAAAGGACAGAAAATGCCGACAAAATAAGACCATATCTTTTTCTAGATCCTTTTgttctaataataatatttgactCTAAAGTCTTATTCTGTTGCACAAATTTCAAGACACTCTGAATATGAATGAATCCTAGAGATATCATATCAGGTGGAGGACATTGAAATTTATGTAATATCATATGTAAATTATTAGTAACAAGATTAATTCTTgtgttgtggtggtggtggtgacaGTTATTCTGTTGAGACAGTTAATTTTCTCACGGTTATTGAGAAATGATTAATGGCTGATGCAACTCAACAGTATTTTGACTAGACATGCCATgcaatttttttggtttagttAACTTCATGTATATTTGCAGAATCTTCAGAGTTTTGGAATTATTATGgacttttcttttatttattttgttagtttttttaccattttggCTTTCACTTTCAGATCATAGACAGATCCTAGGCTTAGGAGTAGCTATTGGGCCCATTTCAATACGCAACCTAATTAAGCatttataacataaaaatttatcctATAATATGTTTTCTCCGgttcttattataaaaatatttattttttttaaaaatggttctatttataaaaaaatgttacaatttttattgtttagAAAACTTATTCGACCCCTTATTTAATgcttctttttaaaatatttgtagatgtatttaatgtttcataattttttatgaagatatatttgtaaaaatatttaaaaggttacattaattaaaaattacattggttttgatgtttttggttttgtttcttataataagaacCAAAGATGAGAGTAAGTATTACTGCACAATCTATTTCTATAATATAACAATAAGataatgtaaatttattttcatataagttaaaagttgtttttataaattattacgacAAGTTAACAAAATAAGTTGACGtcgaaaaaaagaaattgtaaaTACCTTATACATGACATAAAATGCTTTCATAATTAAGCTATCTTACACGGTATAGTCTAAAATATATCCGTAGATAAATatgttcaaataagtcaatttaaaCAAGCTCAAATCATGCAATCATTCATAAAAATACGATCAACTTTCTCCCAAATtcaaattattgttgttgttttttatttttattttttattattataatactTGCTGGCAACTTTTTATTCCATGCCTGCAACTCATgggtatgatttttttaatcgTTTACACAGGAAAATAGCTGTGGGTTTTTGCTTTCATTGAAAAAACATCATTAGttaatcatatttgtttgaAAGTTTTAACGTAAGGTCATGTAATAGTTGACCCAGCTGGCTAGTCGATTTTTAGGTCAAGGCGATGACAATTACTCCAtctattcctttttatttttagggacACTCCCTCTATTCCTAACCAACTAACTATATATATTGATGAGTAAGATTAGTCCCACATGTattaagaaattattataaACATGACATTACTATTTctcaccctaaaaaaatatgacatgGACAAATACAAGAGTATAGTTATTTGAGAGTGGTGTTGTCTTTTTGGTTGCAGAGAGTGGTGTTGTCTAACATGCACAAGCAAAATGGATGTGGTTAACTGAATTGTATTCTTAAACTGAACTAAATTGGACCATAAAAAATTGAAccatattaaataatttatgaattGAACCACAAATTTAAACCAATTCAGTTAACCAAacttcatttaaaaatcatttttaacttgttttaaactctttattattttcttttacaaatgtttaaccaaaattttattttaagaaaaattacaaatttatatatataaaaataaataatgtacaTATAATATTGGTGTAGTCGTAATTTGATGTTGCGTAATGATAAAGGTCATGGGTTTAATACTTTgttagataattttttatttaaaagataatttaaattaattgataaGTGGCAGCCACCACCGAACCTCGCCGGAGCGTCACCGTCAGATCACCGAAGAACTGCTGCAGACCGTTGTCCGCCGCCGCATTGGTTGCCGGAGCTTCGCCGTGGACCACCACCTGCCACCCtctcttttataaatattatattattcttttaaattatttgtatattaaattatttaattaaaaattaatttaaaaatctgaagaaaaaaaaatgcaacaaaaaaaatatgatatgtaaaaatctctaaataaaaaaactcaaaatagcTTGCTTTAATATAAAATACGGTTCAAACATATTAAGCCGGTTTCGAACCGGATTTAAACTGAACTGAATGGTTCAATACAGTTTATACACCATGAACACCCTACAATTGCAGGGATAATTAAATCTCTGTGATCCATGACGACTTGACCATGGTCCTCATTTCTCTCCGTTCTCCTgatctcttttaaattttactctctctttatttctcaatttttcaataACTTTTCAGTCTTCTTGCACTAATTTTTGCAGCTGCAGAACCAGCATAACTACTTTGAGTCCTTGTTGTATCTTGTAAAAGATTCAAATGTTTGTCAAAGTTTGTACCCAATGTTGTCTAAAGCTGGGTTAATTAAGGCTAGAAAAGCCACATGGTTGTTACATACTTACATTGATGAGTCTCATCTTATGATTTTCAAATCATGTCCAATCAATGCTGGATTAGGAACACCAGGAACTATTCTATGGGCCGGTCGGTGCATATTTTCCACTTGGCTTCTATTCCTGTAGACAAGCACTAGTAAACTTTTGAAAAGCTACGTACCAGGAAAGCAATATCATAATTTTCAGACACTTCTAAACCAAAACCAATTGAAGAAAGTGTTGCCAATTGTTTTAGGAAAAGAGCACGCAGTAAGGTAATCTTAATACTTGTTATTTCTTCCTCAGTCCATATTAAATGAGTCATTTGCTTATTTCACTCATACTAAGAAAAATGTACAaatgaatgagagaaaaaaatggttttaagatcTCTTGttaaatattggttttaaagGGGAATATccgaatatattgaattgggagtgatgagaataatattaattagagttataattgaaaaaaaaagtaattattattgtattaATTGCTTtcggacaatatttttttttaaaaatgctaACAATTTTAATAATGTTATCGCAGTTAAATTGATGTTTTGAAACcaataatcataaaaatattatgcttatagcatttcttTAAATACCCAAAACagcgtcctcgtgagcttatctcagttgatatgaataatgcataatatatgtaaagttcGGATTTCAAACTtcgaccaccaaaaaaaaatactcaaaacaGTTAAGGtcgaatttaaatttttaaaaagccAACCAAGAAAGGACTTTAAATCCTATTCAGTGTAGTATAATGCATGTCAAGTATATCATAAAAGTACACATTTCccaacaaattataaaatcacaCAAAGAGACAGTATgttgcaatttttaaaaaataagaatatatatatatatatatatatatatatatatagggggcatatcaagtgagaatgatatttttatgtgAGAATGGTAAGAATAATTTTCAGCCTTTGAATTAAAAACTAATGGCTAAGATTTAAATGCTCTATTAAATCAACCATGTGCCTCTTCTTCACTCACGCACGCCTCTTCCCATTTCCCCTTTCTTTCTGTACGATGACAACCCTTGTCTTCATCCTCCTCTCTTGATTCTAACCATGGACACTTATATTTGGTATAATAATTCCATCATACAGTAAAGATTCAGGAATGTAATATGTGGTTGTGGCTGCTATCGTTCACATGAATCTTTGTACATATGCTATTTTGGGCTCATCTTGTGCAAtccattttcaaaattacaattatagTAATGAATTTGTTcattccaaaaaataatttgagcAAACAAATTACAGCAGGAATTCCCCTTTACACCCACTACACAAAGTATATCCGATGGGTTTGGATGGCGATTTCAAACTTTCCATTTATTCAGagacaaaagagaaaaaagatagaagtaaaaaatatgcaaaataaaaGGTTAATGGATCTGAGATTGAATTCGACTTGGTGAAAAGGGTTTCGTTTGTAGCTATTAGCAGAAGAAAAGAGATGCGcgagtgaagaagaagaggcaaataattgttttaatagagcatttaaatctcaaccattaattTTTAATCCAAAGGCTGAAAATCTTTCCTACCattctcacttgatatgccctatatatatatatatattagaaaacatctttaaatgaaaatttagaaAAGGAAATGACATTATTCCTTAATCTTCAAATAGatcaaaaaaattttttttcttaaatatgtatttcatccttgcaattaggggtcgtttaaaaatttgtctctgtattcgctaatccttgcaaactagccttgcaatcattaatcatttaaaattgcgtcatttgaccaacttaatcactgccacgtcactaattcgatgacgtggcaatcactatcacacatgaaattccaatcttgcccttaagaagaggacaaaatattgaataaagaattggaaacccaggggtaaaattggaatttcatgtatgactgtgattgccacgtcatcaaattagtgacatggcagtgattaagtgaggagaaggacgaaattttaaatgattaaacaatgcaagggtaaattgccaggattagcgattacatggactaatttttaaacaacccctaattgcaaggatgaaatacatatttaagcctttttttttttcaaagcaatgaaaataaaattcaaaccaGGATTAAAGCCTGAACCTATTTACAAAAGAGAGAAAGGAAGCCAAAGGCTATCCTATAGCAACAAAACAAAGTGTAGCCTGCCAAGAAAGCATAGGGTTGCACATGCCTTAAAGAATTCAAATCAGATATAGCATCTCTTATGCAAAATAGATGAGTATCAAAATTTCCTAATCCTCTAATCACCATATTTGGGATTACTTTTGATAATGTCATGTTTGGCTCTTGTATTCACAGTATCAGAGCTAGTCTCAGTAAGATCTATAGAGGTtttgtgttttgatttggtGCCAGAAAGTGCGTTGGGACTCTTGGGCTTCCTAGGTCTCCCTCTCTTGCCCTTTTTAACAGTTTCTGTAGTTTGTGATAAGTATTTGTTCACCTCATGAGAAACAGTGAAAAAAGGTTGTTGCTGCTCAGTATTGTCGAGCTCTAATGTACTATCAGATATGCCTGATCAGTGTCCAAATCATCAGCCCAGAATTTACTGCAAGCCACAGAGTTATTAACAACGTTAGCAGATTGAGGAACCTTACCTTTATCTGGTCCAAGAGATCAAATATTTGCAAACGATATAAACATAACTATCTCTCGCAACAGTATACCATGCTCAATCAGACTAAAAAACTAATGAGCATGATAAAAAAACGCGGTTTATTAATGCATAATAAATACACAACCAACTCTAAATATCAAATCACACCGTCCAAAAGATAGATAAACACTAAAAAAACAATGGTCTATAGTTTTTTCAACTACACAACTTCTAACACAAAGTTGTGATTCTTGTCGTAACATTCCACGACTTACCAAGTTATCCTTCATAGGTAATCTGTTGTTCAACAATTTGATGGTAAACACGTAAGTTTACAACAAAACCACCTTGTTCTAGACGATACTATATGTCATAAAAGGGGAGACATCAATTCTTTGCACGTTGTAAGCCTCTTTGACAGTGTAAACTCTCCCACGACATTATTTTGAGTCAAAATATAATCCATAGAAACATGCAAAGAAACATTAGCCAACAAAATTCTACACTCCTCCACTAACTCATCTATATCAATTGAAAGAACTAATGACCATGGGCCGaactaatttgattttttttagtaatcTTTAATGTTGAAGttgaatataaataatatcTAAATTCCTTGTTTaccaattatatttttgtttgtgaaaaCACTTCCAAATTcattaataattatgttttgttGCAAAGAATAGAGAAGTGCTCGAAAAAGGAATCTGTTATATATGAATATGTGATGTTGacagaaacaaaaaaacaattttgctGCCAAACAAACACAGGAAATGTCTTCGAATCAGACAAAGGTCACTAACAATGTCTG from Medicago truncatula cultivar Jemalong A17 chromosome 8, MtrunA17r5.0-ANR, whole genome shotgun sequence includes the following:
- the LOC11433206 gene encoding transcription factor bHLH137 isoform X1, whose amino-acid sequence is MAAFSYQYQQPFLVDSTYFTNINTSLPPSHLFHNHQELSLSNQETSCVDQNSKNSISNNQSPESSMVVDNLEKGEQVTQKAVTSMEKKRRIRNKTSLTKDISKEEKSKKQKKSSGEGMKGEEKKKEEKKDQKKNVEEVPTGYIHVRARRGQATDSHSLAERVRREKISERMKILQQLVPGCDRVTGKALVLDEIINYVQSLQNQVEFLSMKLASVNPIFFDFAMDLDTLLVRPDHQRLNSITSPSTPIPHVSLCSSNHATPFADTITTSFHPANNDYVLDYPTSIFLQGQRSNTFFEHTDGPFWDVEDQRQKLLNPYGFGNNTCSLN
- the LOC11433206 gene encoding transcription factor bHLH137 isoform X2, producing MAAFSYQYQQPFLVDSTYFTNINTSLPPSHLFHNHQELSLSNQETSCVDQNSKNSISNNQSPESSMVVDNLEKGEQVTQKAVTSMEKKRRIRNKTSLTKDISKEEKSKKQKKSSGEGMKGEEKKKEEKKDQKKNVEEVPTGYIHVRARRGQATDSHSLAERVRREKISERMKILQQLVPGCDRFLSMKLASVNPIFFDFAMDLDTLLVRPDHQRLNSITSPSTPIPHVSLCSSNHATPFADTITTSFHPANNDYVLDYPTSIFLQGQRSNTFFEHTDGPFWDVEDQRQKLLNPYGFGNNTCSLN